From the genome of Terriglobales bacterium:
CCGACTTCCATCCCGGGCGAAGATAAACTCCGGCTCATGTCGGAATCGGCGCGTGGCGAAGGTGGACGCGTATGGGTCCCCAAAAAACAGGGTGACAAGCGTGACCCGCTTAGCATTCCCGAATCGGAACGCTGGTACTTTCTGGAAGAGTGGTATCCGAAATACGGCAACCTGGTTCCCCGCGACGTCGCCACGCGCGCCATTCACAAAGTCGTGTACGAGCACGGACTGGGAATTGATGGCCAACCCGCCGCCTATCTCGACCTGACGCATGTTGACCGCGCCACGCTCGACCGCAAACTCGAAGGTATCCTGGAAATTTATGAGAAGTTTGTCGGTGATGATCCTCGCGAGACCCCAATGAAGATTTTCCCCGGCATGCACTACACCATGGGCGGCCTCTGGGTTGATTTCAAGCAGGCGACCAACATTCCCGGTCTTTTTGCGGCCGGCGAGTGCGAATACCAATATCACGGCGCCAATCGCCTGGGAGCCAATTCTCTGGTCTCGTGTATCTACGGCGGCTTTACCGCTGGCCCCAATGCATTGGCCTATGCCAAAGGATTGGCAAAGTCGGCAGACGACATTAACGGCAGCCACTTCGAAGCTGAACGTAAACGCCAGACGGAGATTAATTCCGGACTCATGTCGTCCGATGGCAGCGAGAACCCCTTCCGTCTGTGGCGCGAACTCGGTGACCTGATGACCCGCAATTGCACCGTCATCCGCTATAACAAGGCTTTGCAGGAAACCGATGCCCGGATATGCGAGTTCCTTGAGCGCTTTAAGCAGATTAATCTGAGCGATAAATCCAACTGGGCGAATACATCCGTGGTATTTGCCAGGCAGCTTTACAACATGCTGCAACTCTCACGAGTGATCGCCCAGGGAGCCGCTCTGCGCAACGAATCGCGCGGCGCGCACTATAAACCCGATTTCCCGGAGCGCGACGACAAGAACTGGCTCAAGACCACAAAAGTCTCATTCGCGCCCGACGCTGACGAACCGAAATTCGAATTCGAGCCGGTGGATACGACATTAATTCCACCCAGGCCAAGGCGCTATGACATGGCCAAGTAAGTGCGAACGCAAGACGAGAATGCCTCGTAGAGACGTAGCATGCTACGTCTCTAGCACTGCGAGAAAGATAGACGGGACTTTGAAATATAGAACGAGAACTGCTTTCAATGACAACTGAGAACTCTACTAAGACTCTACTCTTTAAAATCAAGCGCCAGGCCACACCCAACTCCTCGCCTTACTGGGAGGAATTCGAGCTGCCCTGGAAGAAGCACATGAACGTGATCTCGTCCCTGATGGATATCGCGGCCAATCCGGTCACGCGCCAGGGCAAGCTCACTACGCCGATTACCTATGACTCCAACTGCCTGGAAGAGGTGTGCGGCTCCTGTGCCATGCTTGTGAATGGACGCGCCCGCATGGCCTGCTCATCGCTGGTAGACAATCTTGAGCAGCCCATCCGCCTGGAGCCTTTTTCCAAGTTCCCGGTGGTGCGCGATCTGGCGGTTGACCGCAGCGTTCTTTTCGAGAACCTGAAGGCGGTCAAGGCATGGATCCCGCTCGACGGCACCTATGACCTGGGCGCAGGCCCGCGCGTGTCGCAAACCGAGCAGGAGGAAGCCTATCCGCTCTCGCGCTGCATCTCCTGCTGTTGCTGCATGGAGGTATGCCCGCAGTTCA
Proteins encoded in this window:
- the sdhA gene encoding succinate dehydrogenase flavoprotein subunit; amino-acid sequence: MAAAPKIIVIGGGLAGLSAVIKIAEKGGHVDLFSIVPVKRSHSVCAQGGINAAKNLKGEGDSTWQHFDDTVYGGDFLANQTPVKNMCEAAPGIIDLLDRMGVPFNRTPEGLLDFRRFGGTLYHRTAFAGATTGQQLLYALDEQVRRHESEGSVTKYEHWEFLSAVLDGNRVCRGICAMDLRSMEVRTFPADAVIIATGGIGAIFGKSTNSVVCTGSAQSALYQQGCYYANGEFIQVHPTSIPGEDKLRLMSESARGEGGRVWVPKKQGDKRDPLSIPESERWYFLEEWYPKYGNLVPRDVATRAIHKVVYEHGLGIDGQPAAYLDLTHVDRATLDRKLEGILEIYEKFVGDDPRETPMKIFPGMHYTMGGLWVDFKQATNIPGLFAAGECEYQYHGANRLGANSLVSCIYGGFTAGPNALAYAKGLAKSADDINGSHFEAERKRQTEINSGLMSSDGSENPFRLWRELGDLMTRNCTVIRYNKALQETDARICEFLERFKQINLSDKSNWANTSVVFARQLYNMLQLSRVIAQGAALRNESRGAHYKPDFPERDDKNWLKTTKVSFAPDADEPKFEFEPVDTTLIPPRPRRYDMAK
- the sdhB gene encoding succinate dehydrogenase iron-sulfur subunit → MTTENSTKTLLFKIKRQATPNSSPYWEEFELPWKKHMNVISSLMDIAANPVTRQGKLTTPITYDSNCLEEVCGSCAMLVNGRARMACSSLVDNLEQPIRLEPFSKFPVVRDLAVDRSVLFENLKAVKAWIPLDGTYDLGAGPRVSQTEQEEAYPLSRCISCCCCMEVCPQFNEHTGFVGAATISQVRLFNTHPTGQMMKHERLTALMGDGGIQECGYAQNCVEACPKDIPLTRSISDVGRDVMKQAVTDFFRR